In a genomic window of bacterium:
- the tadA gene encoding tRNA adenosine(34) deaminase TadA, whose amino-acid sequence MRRALLEAEKACDAEEVPVGAVVVKDGRIIGKGFNQTETLQDPTAHAEMVAISAAANTLQSWRLENCTIYVTLEPCAMCAGAIVLARIKELVFGALDPKAGACSSLRNIVQDHRLNHSVDLISGILAEESSNLLSSFFKEIRNSRGKTE is encoded by the coding sequence ATGCGTCGTGCCCTTTTGGAAGCTGAAAAAGCATGTGATGCAGAGGAAGTTCCGGTTGGTGCGGTGGTAGTAAAAGATGGCCGGATTATAGGGAAGGGATTCAATCAGACAGAAACCCTGCAGGATCCGACAGCTCATGCCGAAATGGTTGCCATCTCTGCCGCTGCTAATACTCTCCAATCGTGGCGCCTTGAAAACTGTACAATATATGTAACGCTGGAGCCGTGTGCTATGTGTGCAGGAGCTATTGTGCTGGCAAGGATTAAAGAGCTTGTGTTCGGTGCTTTGGATCCAAAAGCAGGAGCCTGCTCCTCTTTACGCAATATTGTTCAGGATCACAGGCTTAATCACAGTGTTGATCTTATTTCAGGTATTCTGGCTGAGGAGTCTTCGAACCTGTTGAGTTCTTTTTTTAAGGAAATCCGGAATTCCAGAGGGAAAACGGAATAA